CTCAGCGTCTAAAGTTATAGCTGCTGGATCTTGTTTTTCAATCAAGAAAGCTTCAGCTTTTGCTGCTTGCTCGTGCCATTCAGAAGAAGCACCACCAGCTTTCATGCCATATTTACCATCTTCGGAAACTTTTTTCTTCAGATCGCCAGCAGTGTTTACGTTAAAAGCATCCCAGTCAGCCTTAGTGATCTTTCCACCTTCTACAGTTAGGAGTGCGAAATATTGCCAGCCAGTTTTAGCGTCCACATCAGCAGTAGCGTAATAAGTTCCGTCTTTGTACGTAGCCGCTTCAGTTCCAGTGTTAGTGGAATTAGTTGCTGTACTGTTTTCTGTTGGAGCATTAGTAGCCGCCGGTGTGTTGTCTGTGTTGTTACCGCAACCTGCAAGCAAACTACCTAAGATAAGGGCAGTCGACAAGATTACTGTTGTTTTTTTCATTTGTTATGACCTCCAAAAATATAGTTTAAAATATATATATTAAAATGTAAAACATTTTAATAGTAATGCGAAGTGATAAAAATCACTTTATAAATGATATTTGTCACTTTAATCTTGGGGTGAAGAGCCAAACTCTAACAGTATCATGACATATATCGGCATACGATAGAAAAAAATTTAATGATGTTGTTTCATCTCCGAGGGCATTCTAGCACATAGAGCAAATAACTCATGTGAAAAAAATCACTTAAAAAATTAAATGTTTAATTTATACATTGATTGTATCAAATTTTAAAGGATTTGAATACCTTTTTTTAAACTATTATTTGACAAATTGTGACTTTCTATAGATTAGGTAAGATTCATGGCGAATAGGACAGGGTAATGTAACGATAACACAGGATAGTATTCTACCCTACTTAATTCAGCTAAGGAGATGAGCATATAATGGACAACAATGTGTTTAAAGGAAAATGGAAACAGCTCAAAGGCGAGGCCAAAAAGCAATGGGGCAAGCTTACAGATGACGATCTTGATGTGATTGATGGTGAAAAGGATAAGTTGGTAGGTAAACTACAAGAGCGTTATGGCCATTCGAAAGAAGACGCGGAAAAAGAGTATCAAAGCTGGGGACGTTCCTACCGAGATTAATTCAAAATAGCTTTTACTCTAAGTACCCAAATATAAAATGCATAGGAAGAGCGCAAATCGTATACGATTTGCGCTCTTCCTATGCAACAATTAGGTGTGCGAAGGTTAAGCTATGGTATTATTGTGAGATGAAATCTGTAATTTATCTTGTGCAGGCAGGAGCAAAACTATGGGGTATCTTAAAATATTTTTCGGGAATACCGCAATTCTTATAGCCGTGGCCTATTTGGCTAATCTGATCTATAAACATACCATTTCAAATGCAAGTGTAGGAATAAAAAAGGCGAGCTGGGTGATCCTGGCGATCTTTGCTGGTTGGATCAGTACTCTTTTT
This genomic stretch from Paenibacillus sp. FSL H7-0737 harbors:
- a CDS encoding CsbD family protein, whose protein sequence is MDNNVFKGKWKQLKGEAKKQWGKLTDDDLDVIDGEKDKLVGKLQERYGHSKEDAEKEYQSWGRSYRD